One genomic region from Streptomyces sp. NBC_00582 encodes:
- the rplK gene encoding 50S ribosomal protein L11: protein MPPKKKKVTGLIKLQINAGAANPAPPVGPALGQHGVNIMEFCKAYNAATESQRGWVIPVEITVYEDRSFTFVTKTPPAAKMILKAAGVEKGSGEPHKTKVAKITEAQVREIATTKLPDLNANDLDAAAKIIAGTARSMGITVEG from the coding sequence ATGCCTCCCAAGAAGAAGAAGGTCACGGGGCTCATCAAGCTCCAGATCAACGCCGGTGCGGCGAACCCGGCCCCGCCGGTCGGCCCCGCGCTCGGTCAGCACGGTGTCAACATCATGGAGTTCTGCAAGGCCTACAACGCCGCGACCGAGTCGCAGCGTGGCTGGGTCATCCCGGTGGAGATCACGGTCTACGAGGACCGCTCCTTCACCTTCGTCACCAAGACCCCGCCGGCCGCGAAGATGATCCTCAAGGCCGCGGGTGTGGAGAAGGGCTCCGGCGAGCCGCACAAGACCAAGGTCGCCAAGATCACCGAGGCGCAGGTCCGCGAGATCGCCACGACCAAGCTTCCCGACCTCAACGCCAACGACCTGGACGCCGCCGCGAAGATCATCGCCGGCACCGCCCGTTCCATGGGCATCACGGTCGAGGGCTGA
- the rplL gene encoding 50S ribosomal protein L7/L12 encodes MMALTQDELLAEFENMTLIQLSEFVKAFEEKFDVTAAAAVAVAGPAGPAAPAEAEEEKDEFDVVLTGAGDKKIQVIKVVRELTSLGLKEAKDLVDGAPKPVLEKVAKDAAEKAAEALKGAGASVEVK; translated from the coding sequence ATCATGGCTCTCACCCAGGACGAACTGCTCGCCGAGTTCGAGAACATGACCCTGATCCAGCTCTCCGAGTTCGTGAAGGCGTTCGAGGAGAAGTTCGACGTCACCGCCGCCGCCGCGGTCGCCGTCGCGGGCCCGGCCGGCCCGGCCGCCCCCGCCGAGGCCGAGGAGGAGAAGGACGAGTTCGACGTCGTCCTGACCGGCGCCGGTGACAAGAAGATCCAGGTCATCAAGGTCGTGCGTGAGCTGACCTCGCTGGGCCTGAAGGAGGCCAAGGACCTCGTGGACGGCGCCCCGAAGCCCGTTCTCGAGAAGGTCGCCAAGGACGCCGCGGAGAAGGCCGCCGAGGCCCTCAAGGGTGCCGGCGCCTCCGTCGAGGTCAAGTAA
- the nusG gene encoding transcription termination/antitermination protein NusG: MSDQNLNDAIEPDEVDDELDIVEGADEVDEFEAADDEAGEAAEEAALHVEDEDAEDADAEDGSEESVDAEDEFEAEEEEPAEPVDPVVALREELRTLPGEWYVIHTYAGYENRVKTNLEQRAVSLNVEDYIFQAEVPQEEVVQIKNGDRKTIRQNKLPGYVLVRMDLTNESWGVVRNTPGVTGFVGNAYDPYPLTLDEIVKMLAPEAEEKAAREAAEAEGKPAPQRKVEVQVLDFEVGDSVTVTDGPFATLQATINEINADSKKVKGLVEIFGRETPVELSFDQIQKN, translated from the coding sequence GTGTCTGACCAGAACCTGAACGACGCCATCGAGCCCGACGAGGTCGACGACGAGCTCGACATCGTCGAGGGCGCGGACGAGGTGGACGAGTTCGAGGCTGCCGACGATGAGGCGGGCGAGGCCGCGGAGGAAGCAGCGCTTCACGTCGAGGACGAGGACGCCGAGGACGCGGACGCCGAGGACGGTTCCGAGGAGTCGGTGGACGCCGAGGACGAGTTCGAGGCCGAGGAAGAAGAGCCGGCCGAGCCCGTCGACCCCGTCGTCGCCCTGCGCGAGGAGCTGCGCACCCTTCCCGGCGAGTGGTACGTGATCCACACGTACGCGGGTTACGAGAACCGCGTGAAGACCAACCTGGAGCAGCGCGCCGTCTCGCTGAACGTCGAGGACTACATCTTCCAGGCCGAGGTGCCGCAGGAAGAGGTCGTCCAGATCAAGAACGGCGACCGCAAGACGATCCGCCAGAACAAGCTCCCCGGATACGTTCTCGTCCGCATGGACCTGACGAACGAGTCCTGGGGCGTCGTCCGCAACACCCCCGGCGTCACCGGCTTCGTGGGCAACGCCTACGACCCGTACCCGCTGACCCTGGACGAGATCGTCAAGATGCTCGCTCCGGAGGCCGAGGAGAAGGCGGCCCGCGAGGCGGCCGAGGCCGAGGGCAAGCCGGCTCCGCAGCGCAAGGTCGAGGTCCAGGTGCTGGACTTCGAGGTGGGCGACTCGGTCACCGTCACCGACGGTCCGTTCGCCACGCTGCAGGCCACGATCAACGAGATCAACGCCGACTCCAAGAAGGTCAAGGGTCTGGTGGAGATCTTCGGGCGTGAGACGCCGGTCGAGCTGTCGTTCGACCAGATCCAGAAGAACTAG
- the rplA gene encoding 50S ribosomal protein L1, translating into MSKRSKSLRAADAKVDREKLYAPLEAVRLAKETSTSKFDGTVEVAFRLGVDPRKADQMVRGTVNLPHGTGKTARVLVFATGDRAAAAEAAGADIVGSDELIDEVAKGRLDFDAVVATPDLMGKVGRLGRVLGPRGLMPNPKTGTVTPDVAKAVTDIKGGKIEFRVDKHSNLHFIIGKTSFDDTKLVENYAAALEEITRLKPSAAKGRYIKKAAISTTIGPGIQIDPNRTRNLLVEEDPAAV; encoded by the coding sequence GTGAGCAAGCGCAGCAAGTCTCTCCGCGCTGCGGACGCCAAGGTCGACCGGGAGAAGCTCTACGCCCCGCTCGAGGCCGTCCGTCTCGCCAAGGAGACCTCCACGTCCAAGTTCGACGGCACCGTCGAGGTCGCCTTCCGTCTGGGTGTCGACCCGCGCAAGGCCGACCAGATGGTCCGTGGCACCGTGAACCTGCCGCACGGCACCGGCAAGACCGCCCGGGTCCTGGTCTTCGCGACCGGTGACCGTGCTGCGGCCGCGGAGGCCGCGGGCGCCGACATCGTCGGCTCCGACGAACTGATCGACGAGGTCGCGAAGGGCCGTCTGGACTTCGACGCCGTCGTCGCCACCCCGGACCTCATGGGCAAGGTCGGCCGCCTCGGCCGCGTGCTCGGTCCCCGTGGTCTGATGCCGAACCCGAAGACCGGCACCGTCACCCCCGACGTGGCCAAGGCCGTCACCGACATCAAGGGCGGCAAGATCGAGTTCCGCGTCGACAAGCACTCGAACCTGCACTTCATCATCGGCAAGACGTCCTTCGACGACACCAAGCTGGTGGAGAACTACGCCGCGGCGCTCGAGGAGATCACCCGCCTCAAGCCGTCCGCAGCGAAGGGTCGCTACATCAAGAAGGCCGCGATCAGCACCACGATCGGCCCCGGCATCCAGATCGACCCGAACCGCACCCGCAACCTCCTCGTCGAGGAGGACCCGGCCGCGGTCTGA
- the rplJ gene encoding 50S ribosomal protein L10, translating into MARPDKAAAVAELTEQFRSSSAAVLTEYRGLTVAQLKTLRRSLGENAQYAVVKNTLTKIAANEAGITTLDDLFNGPTAVAFVTGDPVESAKGLRDFAKDNPNLVIKGGVLDGKALSADEIKKLADLESREVLLAKLAGAMKGKQTQAAQVFQALPSKFVRTAEALRAKQAEQGGAE; encoded by the coding sequence ATGGCAAGGCCCGACAAGGCTGCCGCGGTGGCCGAGCTCACGGAGCAGTTCCGTAGCTCGAGCGCCGCCGTGCTGACCGAGTACCGGGGTCTCACCGTGGCGCAGCTCAAGACGCTGCGTCGTTCGCTCGGTGAGAACGCCCAGTACGCCGTGGTGAAGAACACGCTGACCAAGATTGCGGCCAACGAGGCCGGGATCACGACGCTCGACGACCTGTTCAACGGTCCGACGGCGGTCGCCTTCGTCACCGGTGACCCGGTGGAGTCGGCGAAGGGTCTTCGTGACTTCGCCAAGGACAACCCGAACCTCGTCATCAAGGGCGGTGTCCTTGACGGCAAGGCGCTGTCCGCCGACGAGATCAAGAAGCTTGCGGACCTCGAGTCCCGCGAGGTTCTGCTCGCCAAGCTGGCGGGCGCCATGAAGGGCAAGCAGACGCAGGCTGCTCAGGTCTTCCAGGCGCTCCCGTCGAAGTTCGTCCGCACCGCGGAGGCGCTTCGTGCCAAGCAGGCCGAGCAGGGCGGTGCCGAGTAA
- a CDS encoding DNA-directed RNA polymerase subunit beta': MLDVNFFDELRIGLATADDIRQWSHGEVKKPETINYRTLKPEKDGLFCEKIFGPTRDWECYCGKYKRVRFKGIICERCGVEVTRAKVRRERMGHIELAAPVTHIWYFKGVPSRLGYLLDLAPKDLEKVIYFAAYMITYVDEERRTRDLPSLEAHVSVERQQIENRRDADLEARAKKLETDLAELEAEGAKADVRRKVREGAEREMKQLRDRSQREIDRLDEVWTRFKNLKVQDLEGDELLYRELRDRFGTYFDGSMGAAALQKRLESFDLDEEAEKLREIIRTGKGQKKTRALKRLKVVSAFLQTSNSPKGMVLDCVPVIPPDLRPMVQLDGGRFATSDLNDLYRRVINRNNRLKRLLDLGAPEIIVNNEKRMLQEAVDALFDNGRRGRPVTGPGNRPLKSLSDMLKGKQGRFRQNLLGKRVDYSARSVIVVGPQLKLHQCGLPKAMALELFKPFVMKRLVDLNHAQNIKSAKRMVERGRTVVYDVLEEVIAEHPVLLNRAPTLHRLGIQAFEPQLVEGKAIQIHPLVCTAFNADFDGDQMAVHLPLSAEAQAEARILMLSSNNILKPADGRPVTMPTQDMVLGLFFLTTDGELRDTKGEGRSFGSTAEAIMAFDAGELALQSAIDIRFPVGTIPPRGWTPPAVEEGEPEYQTGDTFRLRTTLGRALFNELLPEDYPFVDYSVGKKQLSEIVNDLAERYPKVIVAATLDNLKAAGFYWATRSGVTVAISDVVVPEAKKEIVRGYEAQDEKVQKQYERGLITKEERTQELIAIWTKATNEVAEAMNANFPKTNPIFMMVDSGARGNMMQMRQIAGMRGLVSNAKNETIPRPIKASFREGLSVLEYFISTHGARKGLADTALRTADSGYLTRRLVDVSQDVIIREEDCGTERGLKLAIAERDEAGALRKTGNVETSVYARCLAEDIVVDGKVLAPAGTDLGDVLIDELVRHGVETVKTRSILTCESTVGTCAMCYGRSLATGKLVDIGEAVGIIAAQSIGEPGTQLTMRTFHTGGVAGDDITQGLPRVVELFEARTPKGVAPISEASGRVRIEETEKTKKIVITPDDGSDETAFPISKRARLKVSEGEHVEVGQQLTVGTQNPHDVLRILGQRAVQVHLVGEVQKVYNSQGVSIHDKHIEIIIRQMLRRVTIIESGDAELLPGELVERSKFETENRRVVTEGGHPASGRPQLMGITKASLATESWLSAASFQETTRVLTDAAINAKSDSLIGLKENVIIGKLIPAGTGLSRYRNIRVEPTEEAKAAMYSAVGYDDIDYSPFGTGSGQAVPLEDYDYGPYNQ, from the coding sequence GTGCTCGACGTCAACTTCTTCGACGAGCTCCGGATCGGTCTGGCCACCGCTGACGACATCCGTCAGTGGAGCCACGGCGAGGTCAAGAAGCCCGAGACCATCAACTACCGCACGCTCAAGCCCGAAAAGGACGGACTCTTCTGCGAGAAGATCTTCGGTCCGACCCGGGACTGGGAGTGCTACTGCGGCAAGTACAAGCGCGTCCGCTTCAAGGGCATCATCTGTGAGCGCTGCGGCGTCGAGGTGACCCGCGCCAAGGTGCGCCGTGAGCGGATGGGCCACATCGAGCTGGCCGCGCCCGTCACGCACATCTGGTACTTCAAGGGTGTCCCGAGCCGGCTGGGCTACCTGCTCGACCTGGCCCCCAAGGACCTCGAGAAGGTCATCTACTTCGCGGCGTACATGATCACGTACGTCGACGAGGAGCGCCGTACCCGCGACCTGCCCTCCCTGGAGGCGCACGTCTCCGTCGAGCGGCAGCAGATCGAGAACCGCCGGGACGCCGACCTGGAGGCCCGCGCCAAGAAGCTCGAGACCGACCTGGCCGAGCTGGAGGCCGAGGGCGCCAAGGCCGATGTGCGCCGCAAGGTGCGCGAAGGCGCCGAGCGTGAGATGAAGCAGCTGCGCGACCGTTCGCAGCGCGAGATCGACCGTCTCGACGAGGTGTGGACCCGCTTCAAGAACCTCAAGGTCCAGGACCTCGAGGGCGACGAGCTGCTCTACCGCGAGCTGCGCGACCGCTTCGGCACGTACTTCGACGGTTCGATGGGTGCCGCGGCGCTGCAGAAGCGCCTGGAGTCCTTCGACCTCGACGAGGAGGCCGAGAAGCTCCGCGAGATCATCCGTACCGGCAAGGGCCAGAAGAAGACCCGTGCGCTCAAGCGCCTGAAGGTCGTCTCCGCGTTCCTGCAGACCAGCAACAGCCCCAAGGGCATGGTGCTGGACTGTGTGCCGGTCATCCCGCCGGACCTTCGCCCGATGGTGCAGCTCGACGGTGGCCGCTTCGCGACCTCCGACCTGAACGACCTGTACCGCCGTGTGATCAACCGCAACAACCGTCTGAAGAGGCTCCTGGACCTCGGCGCACCCGAGATCATCGTCAACAACGAGAAGCGCATGCTTCAGGAGGCCGTTGACGCCCTCTTCGACAACGGTCGTCGCGGCCGCCCGGTGACGGGCCCCGGCAACCGCCCGCTGAAGTCCCTCAGCGACATGCTGAAGGGTAAGCAGGGTCGATTCCGTCAGAACCTGCTCGGCAAGCGTGTGGACTACTCCGCGCGTTCCGTGATCGTCGTCGGTCCGCAGCTGAAGCTGCACCAGTGCGGTCTGCCCAAGGCGATGGCGCTGGAGCTCTTCAAGCCGTTCGTGATGAAGCGCCTGGTCGACCTGAACCACGCGCAGAACATCAAGAGCGCCAAGCGGATGGTCGAGCGCGGCCGCACCGTGGTGTACGACGTCCTCGAAGAGGTCATCGCCGAGCACCCGGTGCTGCTGAACCGTGCGCCCACCCTGCACCGCCTCGGCATCCAGGCCTTCGAGCCGCAGCTGGTCGAGGGCAAGGCCATCCAGATCCACCCGCTCGTCTGCACCGCGTTCAACGCGGACTTCGACGGTGACCAGATGGCCGTGCACCTGCCGCTGTCCGCGGAGGCGCAGGCCGAGGCCCGCATCCTGATGCTGTCCTCGAACAACATCCTCAAGCCCGCCGACGGTCGTCCGGTGACGATGCCGACCCAGGACATGGTCCTCGGCCTGTTCTTCCTCACCACCGACGGCGAGCTGCGCGACACCAAGGGCGAGGGCCGGTCCTTCGGCTCCACGGCCGAGGCGATCATGGCGTTCGACGCCGGTGAGCTGGCGCTTCAGTCGGCGATCGACATCCGCTTCCCGGTGGGCACCATCCCGCCGCGCGGCTGGACCCCGCCGGCCGTGGAGGAGGGCGAGCCGGAGTACCAGACCGGTGACACCTTCCGTCTGCGCACCACCCTGGGCCGTGCGCTCTTCAACGAGCTGCTGCCCGAGGACTACCCGTTCGTCGACTACTCGGTGGGCAAGAAGCAGCTCTCCGAGATCGTCAACGACCTGGCCGAGCGCTACCCCAAGGTCATCGTGGCGGCGACGCTCGACAACCTGAAGGCGGCCGGCTTCTACTGGGCGACCCGTTCCGGTGTCACCGTGGCCATCTCCGACGTCGTCGTTCCCGAGGCGAAGAAGGAGATCGTCCGCGGCTACGAGGCGCAGGACGAGAAGGTCCAGAAGCAGTACGAGCGCGGTCTGATCACCAAGGAAGAGCGCACGCAGGAGCTCATCGCGATCTGGACCAAGGCGACCAACGAGGTCGCCGAGGCGATGAACGCGAACTTCCCCAAGACCAACCCCATCTTCATGATGGTTGACTCGGGTGCCCGAGGAAACATGATGCAGATGCGGCAGATCGCCGGTATGCGTGGTCTGGTGTCGAACGCGAAGAACGAGACCATCCCGCGTCCGATCAAGGCCTCGTTCCGTGAGGGTCTGTCCGTGCTGGAGTACTTCATCTCCACGCACGGTGCCCGTAAGGGTCTGGCGGACACCGCCCTGCGTACCGCCGACTCGGGTTACCTGACCCGTCGTCTGGTGGACGTCTCGCAGGACGTCATCATCCGCGAGGAGGACTGCGGCACCGAGCGCGGTCTCAAGCTGGCGATCGCCGAGCGCGACGAGGCCGGTGCCCTGCGCAAGACGGGCAACGTCGAGACGTCCGTGTACGCGCGCTGCCTCGCCGAGGACATCGTGGTCGACGGCAAGGTGCTGGCCCCGGCCGGTACCGACCTCGGCGACGTGCTCATCGACGAGCTGGTCCGCCACGGTGTCGAGACGGTCAAGACCCGCTCGATCCTGACCTGCGAGTCCACCGTCGGCACCTGCGCCATGTGCTACGGCCGCTCGCTGGCCACCGGCAAGCTGGTCGACATCGGTGAGGCGGTCGGCATCATCGCCGCCCAGTCCATCGGTGAGCCCGGTACCCAGCTGACGATGCGTACCTTCCACACCGGTGGTGTGGCCGGTGACGACATCACCCAGGGTCTGCCGCGTGTCGTCGAGCTCTTCGAGGCCCGTACCCCGAAGGGTGTCGCCCCGATCTCCGAGGCCTCCGGCCGCGTGCGGATCGAGGAGACCGAGAAGACCAAGAAGATCGTCATCACGCCGGACGACGGCAGCGACGAGACGGCGTTCCCGATCTCCAAGCGCGCCCGTCTGAAGGTCAGCGAGGGCGAGCACGTCGAGGTGGGCCAGCAGCTCACCGTGGGTACCCAGAACCCGCACGACGTGCTGCGCATCCTGGGCCAGCGTGCCGTCCAGGTCCACCTGGTCGGCGAGGTCCAGAAGGTGTACAACTCGCAGGGTGTGTCGATCCACGACAAGCACATCGAGATCATCATCCGGCAGATGCTCCGCCGTGTGACGATCATCGAGTCCGGCGACGCCGAGCTGCTGCCCGGTGAGCTGGTCGAGCGCTCGAAGTTCGAGACCGAGAACCGTCGTGTGGTCACCGAGGGCGGTCACCCGGCCTCCGGTCGTCCGCAGCTGATGGGTATCACCAAGGCCTCGCTGGCGACGGAGTCCTGGCTGTCGGCCGCCTCCTTCCAGGAGACGACCCGAGTTCTGACGGACGCGGCGATCAACGCCAAGTCCGACAGCCTCATCGGCCTCAAGGAGAACGTCATCATCGGTAAGCTCATCCCGGCCGGTACGGGTCTGTCCCGTTACCGCAACATCCGGGTGGAGCCGACCGAGGAGGCGAAGGCCGCGATGTACTCGGCCGTCGGCTACGACGACATCGACTACTCGCCGTTCGGCACCGGCTCCGGCCAGGCCGTCCCGCTGGAGGACTACGACTACGGTCCGTACAACCAGTAA
- the rpoB gene encoding DNA-directed RNA polymerase subunit beta, protein MAASRNASTANTNNGASTAPLRISFAKIKEPLEVPNLLALQTESFDWLLGNTAWQSRVEEALDNGQDVPTKSGLEEIFEEISPIEDFSGSMSLTFRDHRFEPPKNSIDECKERDFTYAAPLFVTAEFTNNETGEIKSQTVFMGDFPLMTNKGTFVINGTERVVVSQLVRSPGVYFDSSIDKTSDKDIFSAKIIPSRGAWLEMEIDKRDMVGVRIDRKRKQSVTVLLKALGWTTEQILEEFGEYESMRATLEKDHTQGQDDALLDIYRKLRPGEPPTREAAQTLLENLYFNPKRYDLAKVGRYKVNKKLAADAPLDAGVLTVEDIIATIKYLVKLHAGEVETVGDSGQTIVVETDDIDHFGNRRLRSVGELIQNQVRTGLARMERVVRERMTTQDVEAITPQTLINIRPVVASIKEFFGTSQLSQFMDQNNPLSGLTHKRRLSALGPGGLSRERAGFEVRDVHPSHYGRMCPIETPEGPNIGLIGSLASYGRVNAFGFVETPYRKVVDGQVTDEVDYLTADEEDRFVIAQANATLNDELRFTEARVLVRRRGGEVDYVAGDDVDYMDVSPRQMVSVATAMIPFLEHDDANRALMGANMMRQAVPLIKSESPLVGTGMEYRSAVDAGDVVKAEKAGVVQEVSADYITTANDDGTYITYRLAKFARSNQGTSVNQKVIVNEGDRIIEGQVLADGPATQNGEMALGKNLLVAFMPWEGHNYEDAIILSQRLVQDDVLSSIHIEEHEVDARDTKLGPEEITRDIPNVSEEVLADLDERGIIRIGAEVIAGDILVGKVTPKGETELTPEERLLRAIFGEKAREVRDTSLKVPHGETGKVIGVRVFDREEGDELPPGVNQLVRVYVAQKRKITDGDKLAGRHGNKGVISKILPIEDMPFLEDGTPVDIILNPLGVPSRMNPGQVLEIHLGWLASRGWDVSGLADEWAQRLQVIGADQVAPGTNVATPVFDGAREDELAGLLQHTIPNRDGERMVLPSGKARLFDGRSGEPFPDPISVGYMYILKLHHLVDDKLHARSTGPYSMITQQPLGGKAQFGGQRFGEMEVWALEAYGAAYALQELLTIKSDDVTGRVKVYEAIVKGENIPEPGIPESFKVLIKEMQSLCLNVEVLSSDGMSIEMRDTDEDVFRAAEELGIDLSRREPSSVEEV, encoded by the coding sequence TTGGCCGCCTCGCGCAACGCCTCGACCGCGAATACGAACAACGGCGCCAGCACCGCCCCGCTGCGCATCTCCTTTGCAAAGATCAAGGAGCCTCTCGAGGTTCCCAACCTGCTCGCGCTGCAGACCGAGAGCTTTGACTGGCTGCTCGGCAACACCGCCTGGCAGAGTCGGGTCGAGGAGGCTCTGGACAACGGTCAGGACGTCCCCACCAAGTCCGGCCTCGAGGAGATCTTCGAGGAGATCTCCCCGATCGAGGACTTCTCCGGGTCGATGTCGCTGACCTTCCGCGACCACCGTTTCGAGCCGCCGAAGAACAGCATCGACGAGTGCAAGGAGCGCGACTTCACGTACGCGGCTCCGCTGTTCGTGACGGCCGAGTTCACCAACAACGAGACCGGCGAGATCAAGTCCCAGACGGTCTTCATGGGCGACTTCCCGCTCATGACGAACAAGGGCACGTTCGTCATCAACGGCACCGAGCGTGTCGTGGTGTCGCAGCTTGTGCGTTCGCCGGGCGTCTACTTCGACTCCTCGATCGACAAGACGTCCGACAAGGACATCTTCTCCGCCAAGATCATCCCGTCCCGGGGTGCCTGGCTGGAGATGGAGATCGACAAGCGCGACATGGTCGGCGTGCGTATCGACCGCAAGCGCAAGCAGTCGGTGACCGTCCTCCTGAAGGCGCTCGGCTGGACCACCGAGCAGATCCTCGAGGAGTTCGGCGAGTACGAGTCCATGCGCGCCACCCTGGAGAAGGACCACACCCAGGGCCAGGACGACGCGCTGCTCGACATCTACCGCAAGCTCCGTCCGGGCGAGCCCCCCACGCGTGAGGCCGCGCAGACGCTGCTCGAGAACCTCTACTTCAACCCCAAGCGCTACGACCTCGCCAAGGTCGGCCGCTACAAGGTCAACAAGAAGCTGGCCGCGGACGCCCCGCTGGACGCCGGTGTCCTGACCGTCGAAGACATCATCGCGACGATCAAGTACCTGGTGAAGCTGCACGCGGGCGAGGTCGAGACGGTCGGCGACAGCGGTCAGACGATCGTCGTCGAGACCGACGACATCGACCACTTCGGCAACCGTCGTCTGCGCAGCGTCGGCGAGCTCATCCAGAACCAGGTCCGCACCGGCCTGGCCCGTATGGAGCGCGTCGTCCGTGAGCGCATGACGACCCAGGACGTCGAGGCGATCACGCCGCAGACCCTGATCAACATCCGGCCGGTCGTCGCCTCCATCAAGGAGTTCTTCGGCACCAGCCAGCTGTCGCAGTTCATGGACCAGAACAACCCGCTGTCGGGTCTCACCCACAAGCGCCGTCTGTCGGCACTTGGCCCGGGTGGTCTCTCCCGTGAGCGGGCCGGCTTCGAGGTCCGAGACGTGCACCCCTCGCACTACGGCCGCATGTGCCCGATCGAGACGCCCGAAGGCCCGAACATCGGTCTGATCGGCTCGCTCGCCTCCTACGGCCGGGTCAACGCGTTCGGTTTCGTCGAGACCCCGTACCGCAAGGTCGTCGACGGCCAGGTCACCGACGAGGTCGACTACCTGACCGCCGACGAGGAGGACCGCTTCGTCATCGCGCAGGCCAACGCCACGCTCAACGACGAACTGCGGTTCACCGAGGCCCGGGTCCTGGTCCGCCGCCGTGGCGGCGAGGTCGACTACGTCGCCGGTGACGACGTGGACTACATGGACGTCTCGCCGCGCCAGATGGTGTCGGTCGCGACCGCCATGATCCCGTTCCTCGAGCACGACGACGCCAACCGTGCCCTCATGGGCGCGAACATGATGCGCCAGGCCGTGCCGCTCATCAAGAGCGAGTCCCCGCTCGTCGGCACCGGCATGGAGTACCGCTCCGCCGTCGACGCCGGCGACGTGGTCAAGGCCGAGAAGGCGGGTGTGGTCCAGGAGGTCTCCGCGGACTACATCACCACCGCCAACGACGACGGCACCTACATCACCTACCGGCTGGCCAAGTTCGCCCGCTCCAACCAGGGCACCTCGGTCAACCAGAAGGTCATCGTCAACGAGGGCGACCGGATCATCGAGGGCCAGGTCCTCGCCGACGGTCCGGCCACCCAGAACGGCGAGATGGCGCTCGGCAAGAACCTGCTCGTGGCGTTCATGCCGTGGGAGGGTCACAACTACGAGGACGCGATCATCCTGTCGCAGCGCCTCGTGCAGGACGACGTCCTCTCCTCGATCCACATCGAGGAGCACGAGGTCGACGCCCGTGACACCAAGCTCGGCCCCGAGGAGATCACCCGGGACATTCCGAACGTCTCCGAGGAGGTCCTCGCCGACCTCGACGAGCGCGGCATCATCCGCATCGGTGCCGAGGTCATCGCCGGTGACATCCTCGTCGGCAAGGTCACCCCGAAGGGTGAGACCGAGCTGACGCCCGAGGAGCGCCTGCTGCGCGCGATCTTCGGCGAGAAGGCCCGTGAGGTCCGTGACACCTCGCTGAAGGTGCCGCACGGCGAGACCGGCAAGGTCATCGGCGTGCGCGTCTTCGACCGCGAGGAGGGCGACGAGCTTCCGCCGGGCGTGAACCAGCTGGTCCGCGTCTACGTCGCGCAGAAGCGCAAGATCACCGACGGTGACAAGCTCGCCGGCCGTCACGGCAACAAGGGTGTCATCTCCAAGATCCTGCCCATCGAGGACATGCCGTTCCTCGAGGACGGGACCCCGGTCGACATCATCCTCAACCCGCTCGGTGTGCCGTCCCGAATGAACCCGGGACAGGTCCTGGAGATCCACCTCGGCTGGCTCGCCAGCCGCGGCTGGGACGTCTCCGGTCTCGCCGACGAGTGGGCGCAGCGCCTCCAGGTGATCGGCGCCGACCAGGTCGCCCCCGGCACCAACGTCGCGACCCCGGTCTTCGACGGCGCCCGTGAGGACGAGCTGGCGGGTCTGCTCCAGCACACCATCCCGAACCGCGACGGCGAGCGCATGGTGCTCCCGTCCGGCAAGGCGCGGCTGTTCGACGGCCGTAGCGGTGAGCCGTTCCCGGACCCGATCTCGGTCGGCTACATGTACATCCTGAAGCTGCACCACCTGGTCGACGACAAGCTGCACGCCCGTTCGACCGGTCCGTACTCGATGATCACCCAGCAGCCGCTGGGTGGTAAGGCGCAGTTCGGTGGCCAGCGGTTCGGCGAGATGGAGGTGTGGGCGCTGGAGGCGTACGGCGCCGCGTACGCCCTCCAGGAGCTGCTGACCATCAAGTCCGACGACGTCACCGGCCGCGTGAAGGTCTACGAGGCCATCGTCAAGGGCGAGAACATCCCCGAGCCCGGCATCCCCGAGTCCTTCAAGGTGCTCATCAAGGAGATGCAGTCGCTCTGCCTGAACGTGGAGGTGCTGTCCAGCGACGGTATGTCCATCGAGATGCGTGACACCGACGAGGACGTCTTCCGCGCTGCGGAGGAGCTCGGCATCGACCTGTCCCGGCGCGAGCCGAGCAGCGTCGAAGAGGTCTGA
- the secE gene encoding preprotein translocase subunit SecE: MADAVGSIDTPDAQDELPEAKKKGRKGGKRAKKGPLKRLALFYRQIIAELRKVVWPTRGQLTTYTTVVIVFVVVMIGLVTVIDYGLSHAAKYVFG; the protein is encoded by the coding sequence ATGGCGGATGCCGTGGGCTCCATCGACACGCCTGATGCCCAGGACGAGCTGCCTGAGGCCAAGAAGAAGGGCCGCAAGGGCGGAAAGCGCGCCAAGAAGGGCCCGCTGAAGCGACTCGCGCTTTTCTACCGCCAGATCATCGCGGAACTCCGCAAGGTCGTCTGGCCCACTCGTGGACAGCTGACGACGTACACGACGGTGGTCATCGTCTTCGTGGTCGTCATGATCGGCCTGGTGACCGTGATTGACTATGGACTCAGCCACGCCGCCAAGTACGTTTTTGGCTGA